A window from Oncorhynchus mykiss isolate Arlee chromosome 9, USDA_OmykA_1.1, whole genome shotgun sequence encodes these proteins:
- the LOC110532960 gene encoding uncharacterized protein LOC110532960, with the protein MAGTLSQHSQYGKLHVKTSDQQLPSDNDALNYSALKLTDKKSTKPRRQRIEQREEETICPGCALKNDVIQPDPLIVTNLGQNVSLTCFCRSNLIVRVSWFKQTVGQKPLLMASSYYRTQNTFYFNNFTKDFKETKRLSVKRGVGSSNLTISKTESGDSATYYCGAMKAGQVKFGKGTVLIVKGSESNSMYVLQQPVSESVQPGDSVTLNCTIHTETCAGGHSIYWFRHGSGESRPGIIYTHGDSSEQCEESPEAGSPTKRFVYNLPKRNLSLSDAGTYYCAVASFGEILFGNGTKLDVDYGCKEDHVFLVYCLGVALALCVILIVVLGCVLYKFTKKTSLLCSGKHPQSGSPAVPSCHNQDQEHDDTLTSVHYAALNVIHMKPKTQRQRSTMERDTVYSGLRCQNMV; encoded by the exons Atgg CGGGGACCCTTTCTCAGCATAGCCAGTATGGGAAGCTTCATGTCAAGACATCAGACCAACAG CTCCCCAGTGACAATGATGCCCTGAACTATTCTGCCCTGAAGCTCACTGACAAGAAGAGTACCAAGCCCAGGAGACAGAGgattgaacagagagaggaagaaaccatCTGCCCTG GTTGTGCGCTTAAAAATGATGTAATCCAACCAGACCCTTTGATAGTTACAAATCTGGGACAAAATGTATCTCTCACTTGCTTTTGTCGATCTAATTTGATAGTCAGAGTCTCTTGGTTCAAGCAAACTGTTGGACAGAAGCCTCTTCTCATGGCATCATCATATTATCGCACTCAAAATACCTtttatttcaacaattttacCAAGGACTTCAAGGAGACTAAACGTTTGAGTGTGAAGAGAGGAGTTGGCAGCTCTAACCTGACCATCTCCAAGACAGAGTCAGGTGACTCAGCTACATACTACTGTGGTGCTATGAAAGCGGGCCAAGTCAAATTTGGAAAAGGAACTGTTTTAATTGTCAAAG GTTCAGAGTCCAACAGCATGTATGTACTCCAGCAACCTGTGTCTGAGTCAGTCCAGCCAGGAGACTCTGTGACTCTGAACTGTACAATACACACTGAGACCTGTGCTGGAGGACACAGTATCTATTGGTTCAGACATGGCTCAGGAGAATCCCGTCCAGGAATAATTTACACCCACGGAGACAGTAGTGAACAGTGTGAGGAGAGCCCTGAGGCTGGGTCTCCTACAAAGAGATTTGTCTATAATCTCCCCAAGAGGAACCTCAGCCTCTCTGATGCTGGGACTTACTATTGCGCTGTGGCATCATTTGGAGAGATACTGTTTGGGAACGGTACCAAGCTGGACGTTGACT ATGGTTGTAAGGAGGACCATGTTTTCTTGGTGTACTGCCTGGGTGTGGCGTTGGCTCTTTGTGTCATCCTCATCGTTGTCcttggttgtgttttgtataAGTTTACGAAGAAAACCTCTCTGCTGTGCAGCG GAAAGCATCCTCAGTCAGGTAGTCCGGCAGTCCCCAGTTGTCATAACCAG GATCAAGAACACGATGACACACTCACATCGGTCCAttacgctgctctgaatgtcatCCACATGAAGCCAAAGACCCAGAGACAGAGGAGCACCATGGAGAGAGACACTGTGTACTCTGGGCTGAGGTGCCAAAACATGGTTTGA